In a single window of the Acyrthosiphon pisum isolate AL4f chromosome X, pea_aphid_22Mar2018_4r6ur, whole genome shotgun sequence genome:
- the LOC100161436 gene encoding serine/threonine-protein phosphatase 2A regulatory subunit B'' subunit gamma yields the protein MDFNFENCIKEGLKNLTITPAAKNINEEEYFKEVMQKDDTGANILKRLSGSDLPIFYIPQITEEVNVFKAQLRAEARGRFFERELSRLLTSEELKYMWSLLQEHQTPLNDFIHNQYINYKSFIQVKQKLNDKYKLFFNPSIFLQLQDSKMKGYLSIDTFFNYIMKKIWIDQTRNGLSQYDSSGCGYLSEADFEAYILDLIPTLTQLKKLEKMFYSFYSCMVVRKFFFYLDPLRTGKIQIIEILSCGFLDELLELREENWSKELQKKNWFSVPSALHIYSSYLELDKDHNGLLSRQEITGYKSGALTSVFLDRVFQDAFTYAGEMDYKGYLNFVLATENRHEPQSLRYLFKFLDIKNQGYLDSFTINYFSRAVADRLPKEQQQMVSLEDIKDEIFDMIKPEDPNKITLKDIIRSKMGHILINILIDFNGFWSYEFRETLANNRIPDNNFNESFVTH from the exons AtggatttcaattttgaaaattgtattaaagaaGGTTTGAAAAATTTGACAA TTACACCTgcagctaaaaatataaatgaagaaGAATATTTCAAAGAAGTCATGCAGAAAGATGACACCGGAGCTAATATACTTAAGAGATTATCTGGTAGTgatttaccaatattttatatacca caAATTACCGAAGAAGTCAATGTTTTTAAAGCTCAACTAAGAGCTGAAGCACGCGGTCGTTTTTTTGAAAGAGAGCTGTCAAGACTATTAACTAGTGAAGAGTTAAAA taTATGTGGTCATTGCTTCAAGAGCATCAGACACCATTGAATGATTTTATTCATAAccagtacataaattataaaagttttattcaagttaaacaaaaattaaatgataaatacaa ATTGTTTTTCAACCCTAGTATATTTCTACAGTTACAAGACAGTAAGATGAAAGGTTATTTATCAATAGATACattctttaattatataatgaaaaaaatatggataGACCAAACTAGAAATGGTCTTTCTCAATATGATTCAAGTGGTTGTGGTTATTTAAGTGAAGcg gattTTGAAGCTTATATTTTAGatcttatacctacattaacaCAGTTgaagaaattagaaaaaatgttttattcattttattcgtGCATGGTtgtaagaaaattttttttctacttggATCCTCTACGAACTggaaaaatacaaatcattgaAATCTTATCTTGTGGTTTTCTGGATGAGCTCTTAGag ctcCGGGAAGAAAATTGGAGTAAAGAAttgcagaaaaaaaattggttttctgTTCCGTCTGCTCTTCATATTTATTCATCATACTTAGAATTGGATAAAGATCATAATGGATTGTTAAGTCGCCAAGAAATAACAGG gtacaaatcAGGTGCTCTCACTTCAGTATTTTTGGATAGAGTGTTCCAAGATGCATTCACATATGCTGGTGAAATGGACTACAAGGGTTATTTGAACTTTGTATTGGCTACAGAAAATCGACATGAACCTCAATCTCtacgatatttatttaaatttttagatataAAGAATCAAGGATACTTGGATTCATTTACCATCAACTATTTTTCtagg gcTGTTGCCGACAGATTACCTAAAGAGCAACAACAGATGGTTTCATTGGAAGACATAAAAGATGAAATATTTGATATGATCAAGCCAGAAgatccaaataaaataactttaaaagatATCATACGCAGTAAAATGGGTCAtatattgataaacattttGATAGATTTTAATGGATTTTGGTCTTATGAGTTCAGAGAAACTCTAGCTAATAATCGTATCCCTGACAATAACTTTAACGAAAGTTTTGTTACACATTAA
- the LOC100575883 gene encoding zinc finger protein 595 isoform X1 gives MNEVNMANNQDISMQSCTINDLCRLCANFDENLIPIYADEGADHMLENKIKTHLPFINISEDDLLPKRVCYHCASAVLVWNELYECSSVADQKLRNMFELNPFDQNHGKVDIQEDERLNPTLKRYIDLTEPGGTLKIIPTKETSLSNNYSCSFCFEKFLKIRDKVKHDRDVHGVQTNILPIKYVSDRYIDNVKKSISNAVDNNSEKNLSNIVDVNNTKSTQDFKINNYDVLCITCNLSFKSTFEKLEHDQKLHTVQTTTRRSKRIGITKSYDELFNDESDFDDETKLDTSNSVQFNNNVVESHSTDQKTNNAMNLKKEKALEDIKDEIIESDEKSDIEDFKCYYCNQQFPSKHLASKHVRSHMLNDKKPIPKSDIYDKYKVMVDNKLYYKCDQCNYNVEGRRYKFVYHMRVHTGEKPYTCEICSKQFRTAAFLRRHIVCFHDKVRSYQCDICGRSFSEKRNVDDHRRTHTGERPFVCETCGKSFAQRSSMKIHWKQMHESIKAHKCEYCDKSFIRRCHLVAHLTHHTGVRNYVCAVCGKAFLRSGTLKGHTAVHSSERPFQCTICGDTFKLKKHLKQHGRVHGTQHSFVNMPQFISTTVDNQRGSL, from the exons atgaaCGAAGTTAATATGGCTAATAATCAAGATATAAGTATGCAATCATGTACTATAAATGATTTATGCAGATTATGTgcaaattttgatgaaaatttgaTACCAATTTATGCTGATGAAGGAGCAGACCATAtgttagaaaacaaaataaaaacccatcttccatttataaat atttctgAAGATGATTTATTACCTAAAAGAGTATGTTATCATTGTGCGTCTGCTGTGCTTGTATGGAATGAGTTATATGAATGCAGCAGTGTTGCAGATCAAAAACTTAGAAACATGTTTGAACTTAACCCATTTGACCAAAATCATGGCAAG gtAGATATTCAAGAAGACGAAAGGTTAAATCCAACATTAAAAAG GTACATTGACTTGACAGAACCAGGTGgaacattgaaaataattccCACTAAAGAAACTTCACTTTCAAACAATTATTCCTGttctttttgttttgaaaagttTTTGAAGATTAGAGATAAAGTAAAACATGACCGTGATGTTCATGGTGTTCAAACTAATATATtgccaataaaatatgtaagtgaCAGGTATATAGATAATGtgaaaaaatcaatttcaaatGCTGTGGATAacaattcagaaaaaaatctTTCCAACATAGTTGATGTAAACAATACAAAATCAACACAAgactttaaaataaacaattatgatGTATTATGCATAACATGTAATCTTTCTTTTAAATCCACGTTTGAAAAGTTAGAGCATGACCAAAAATTGCACACTGTACAGACAACTACACGAAGAAGCAAGCGTATTGGTATAACTAAAAGTTACGATGAATTGTTTAATGATGAATCTGATTTTGATGACGAAACAAAACTTGATACTTCAAATTCTGTACAGttcaataataatgttgttgaaTCACATTCTACAGATCAAAAAACTAATAATGCAATGAACTTGAAAAAAGAGAAAGCGTTGGAAGACATAAAAGATGAGATTATTGAATCTGATGAAAAGTCTGATATTGAAGATTTCAAGTGTTATTACTGTAATCAACAATTTCCTTCTAAACACTTGGCTTCAAAACACGTCCGTTCACATATGCTAAATGATAAAAAACCAATTCCAAAAAGTGACATTTATGATAAGTATAAAGTTATGgtagataacaaattatattacaaatgcGATCAATGTAACTATAATGTTGAAGGTAGAAGATACAAGTTTGTGTATCATATGAGAGTGCACACCGGTGAAAAACCATACACTTGTGAAATTTGTAGTAAACAGTTCCGTACAGCAGCATTTTTGAGACGACATATTGTATGTTTTCATGATAAAGTTCGTAGTTATCAATGTGACATTTGTGGACGCTCGTTTTCTGAGAAACGTAATGTTGATGATCATAGACGTACACACACTGGTGAACGTCCATTTGTTTGTGAAACATGTGGTAAAAGTTTTGCTCAAAGGTCATCAATGAAAATTCATTGGAAACAAATGCATGAAAGTATAAAAGCACATAAATGTGAATATTGTGACAAAAGTTTTATCAGAAGATGTCATTTAGTTGCACATTTGACCCACCATACAGGAGTGCGTAACTATGTATGTGCAGTATGTGGTAAAGCATTCTTGCGCAGTGGTACACTTAAAGGTCATACAGCGGTGCACAGTTCAGAAAGACCTTTTCAATGCACTATTTGTGgagatacatttaaattgaaaaaacatttaaaacagcATGGACGAGTTCATGGAACTCAGCATTCATTTGTTAATATGCCCCAATTTATTTCAACAACTGTAGATAATCAAAGGGGCTcactgtaa